A single region of the Hippoglossus hippoglossus isolate fHipHip1 chromosome 17, fHipHip1.pri, whole genome shotgun sequence genome encodes:
- the usp33 gene encoding ubiquitin carboxyl-terminal hydrolase 33 isoform X1, whose product MPLVSNCDCPHLDCVGEITKEELIQKSHGQCQDCKVGGPNLWACLENGCAYVGCGESHTDHSTVHSQETRHNLTVNLTTLRVWCYACGKEVFLERKLGPHSPRANRKPLPPLQSAGQDGSRAPGSPTSLRVPPNGGCEDLDMETEEEEDPRARGLTGLKNIGNTCYMNAALQALSNCPPLTQFFLECGGIVRTDKKPALCKSYQKLVSDLWHKNRPSYVVPTNLFQGIKAINPMFRGYSQQDSQEFLRCLMDQLHEELKEVLLEPYDHSNGITVDNSREEDRHSQSDNDFQSCESCGSSDRADNEMQGGNVRVEDTNEAEMLIPEQDEIQANREWQKEKNMINDLYRVGVHGVHGGSSGGDMDKDVDTTTENTPIISSQGAIKVQGRTSDSFPDIQISNSTRPQSPVPMEGHIPKISSSPPKASSGWPSINPAHKKAVTTYSPPKNKRQKKYRSVISDVFDGTIVSSVQCLTCDRVSVTLENFQDISLPIPGKEDLAKLHSSTHQTSMIKAGSCGEAYAAQGWISFVMEYIKSWFWGPVVTLQDCLAAFFARDELKGDNMYSCEKCKKLRNGVKFCKMQSLPEILCIHLKRFRHELMFSTKIGTHVSFPLEGLDVQPFLAKDSSAQTTNYDLLSVICHHGTASSGHYIAYCRNDANNLWYEFDDQSVTEVSESCVQNAEAYVLFYKKSSEDAVKERRRVSGLFSMMEPSLLQFYISRQWLNKFKTFAEPGPISNDDFLCSHGGVPPNKATFIDDLVIMLPQNVWDHLYSRYGGGPAVNHLYVCHTCQVEIEKSEKRRKSELDMFVRLNKAFQEEESPVVIYCISMQWFRDWEGFVKGKDNDPPGPIDNSKITVNKNGHLTLKQGADSGQISEETWNFLHSIYGGGPLVTVRPNVPHQEAESSHSEEKIEVETRSV is encoded by the exons ATGCCACTGGTGTCCAACTGTGACTGCCCCCACCTGGACTGTGTGGGGGAAATCACAAAGGAGGAACTAATTCAGAAATCCCAT gGCCAGTGTCAAGACTGTAAAGTTGGAGGACCAAATTTGTGGGCATGTTTGGAG AATGGCTGTGCGTATGTAGGATGTGGAGAATCTCACACTGACCACAGTACTGTCCACTCGCAG gagacGCGGCACAACCTGACGGTGAACCTGACCACGCTGCGGGTGTGGTGCTACGCCTGCGGCAAGGAGGTTTTCCTGGAGCGTAAACTCGGTCCGCACTCGCCCCGCGCCAACCGCAAACCCCTCCCACCTCTACAGAGTGCAGGCCAG GATGGCAGCAGGGCCCCTGGGAGCCCAACCTCTCTGAGGGTGCCCCCTAATGGAGGCTGCGAGGACCTGGACATGgagactgaggaagaggaggacccGCGTGCCAGAG GCCTGACGGGGCTGAAGAACATCGGCAACACCTGCTACATGAACGCTGCCCTCCAGGCCCTGTCCAACTG CCCGCCGTTGACGCAGTTCTTTCTTGAATGTGGTGGCATTGTGAGGACAGACAAGAAGCCCGCACTCTGCAAAAGTTACCAGAAACTAGTTTCCGACCTGTGGCACAAGAACAG ACCCTCCTACGTCGTCCCAACCAACTTGTTCCAAGGGATCAAAGCCATAAATCCCATGTTCAGGGGATATTCTCAGCAG GACTCCCAGGAGTTTCTGCGCTGCTTGATGGATCAACTCCacgaggagctgaaggaggtTCTGCTCGAGCCCTACGACCACTCCAACGGCATCACAGTGGACAACAGCCGCGAGGAGGACCGCCACAGTCAGTCAGACAACGACTTCCAGTCATGTGAGTCCTGCGGCAGCAGCGACCGCGCTGATAACGAGATGCAGGGCGGGAATGTGCGCGTGGAAGACACCAACGAGGCTGAGATGCTGATTCCGGAGCAAGATGAGATACAGGCCAACAGGGAGTggcagaaggagaagaacaTGATTAATGATCTGTATCGTGTCGGAGTTCATGGTGTCCACGGTGGAAGCTCTGGAGGGGACATGGACAAAGATGTTGACACGACCACAGAGAACACACCTATTATCAGCAGCCAGGGAGCCATCAAGGTTCAGGGCAGAACATCAG ATTCCTTCCCAGACATCCAGATATCCAACTCCACAAGACCTCAGAGTCCGGTCCCAATGGAGGGACACATTCCCAAAATCTCCAGCAGCCCCCCCAAAGCCTCCTCCGGCTGGCCCAGCATTAACCCTGCACATAAGAAAG CAGTGACCACATACTCTCCACCAAAGAACAAGCGGCAGAAGAAATACCGCAGTGTCATCTCAGACGTGTTCGATGGGACCATTGTCAGCTCAGTTCAGTGCCTCACCTGTGACCGG gtgtcTGTGACCCTGGAGAACTTCCAGGATATCTCGTTGCCCATCCCGGGGAAGGAAGACCTGGCCAAGCTCCACTCCTCCACCCACCAGACCTCCATGATAAAAGCAGGCTCCTGTGGGGAAGCTTATGCAGCACAGGGCTGGATCTCTTTCGTCATGGAATACAtcaagag TTGGTTCTGGGGTCCAGTGGTTACGCTACAAGATTGTCTTGCAGCTTTCTTCGCCAGAGATGAACTAAAGG GAGACAACATGTACAGCTGTGAAAAATGCAAGAA ATTACGAAATGGAGTAAAATTTTGTAAAATGCAAAGTTTGCCAGAG ATCTTGTGTATCCACTTGAAACGCTTCAGACACGAACTGATGTTCTCTACCAAGATCGGCACCCACGTCTCCTTCCCGCTCGAGGGCCTGGATGTGCAGCCTTTCCTGGCCAAGGACAGTTCCGCCCAGACCACCAACTATGACCTGCTGTCAGTCATCTGTCACCACGGCACTGCCAGCA GTGGCCACTACATAGCCTACTGCAGGAACGATGCGAACAATCTGTGGTATGAATTTGACGACCAAAGTGTGACCGAGGTGTCAGAATCCTGTGTCCAGAACGCTGAAGCCTATGTGCTCTTCTATAA AAAGAGCAGCGAGGACGCAGTGAAAGAACGTAGGAGGGTGTCGGGTTTATTCAGCATGATGGAGCCCAGCCTTCTGCAGTTCTACATCTCCCGCCAGTGGCTCAACAAGTTCAAGACCTTTGCTGAGCCGGGGCCTATTTCCAATGACGACTTCCTGTGTTCGCATGGAG GCGTTCCACCCAACAAAGCAACGTTCATTGATGACCTGGTGATAATGCTGCCGCAGAACGTGTGGGATCACCTCTACAGCAG GTACGGGGGAGGACCAGCTGTCAACCACCTGTACGTTTGCCACACGTGCCAGGTTGAGATAGAAAAATCGGAGAAACGGCGCAAGTCGGAGCTGGACATGTTTGTCCGG TTGAACAAGGCGTTCCAGGAGGAGGAGTCTCCAGTGGTCATATACTGCATCAGCATGCAGTGGTTCCGCGATTGGGAGGGCTTTGTCAAAGGAAAAGACAATG ATCCGCCGGGACCCATCGATAATTCCAAGATAACAGTAAACAAGAACGGCCATTTAACACTCAAACAAg GAGCGGACTCGGGGCAGATCTCCGAGGAGACGTGGAACTTCCTCCACTCCATCTACGGCGGGGGTCCGCTGGTGACGGTGCGGCCGAACGTACCGCACCAGGAAGCCGAGTCGTCGCACTCGGAGGAGAAGATCGAGGTGGAGACTcgctctgtttaa
- the usp33 gene encoding ubiquitin carboxyl-terminal hydrolase 33 isoform X2, with protein MPLVSNCDCPHLDCVGEITKEELIQKSHGQCQDCKVGGPNLWACLENGCAYVGCGESHTDHSTVHSQETRHNLTVNLTTLRVWCYACGKEVFLERKLGPHSPRANRKPLPPLQSAGQDGSRAPGSPTSLRVPPNGGCEDLDMETEEEEDPRARGLTGLKNIGNTCYMNAALQALSNCPPLTQFFLECGGIVRTDKKPALCKSYQKLVSDLWHKNRPSYVVPTNLFQGIKAINPMFRGYSQQDSQEFLRCLMDQLHEELKEVLLEPYDHSNGITVDNSREEDRHSQSDNDFQSCESCGSSDRADNEMQGGNVRVEDTNEAEMLIPEQDEIQANREWQKEKNMINDLYRVGVHGVHGGSSGGDMDKDVDTTTENTPIISSQGAIKVQGRTSDSFPDIQISNSTRPQSPVPMEGHIPKISSSPPKASSGWPSINPAHKKAVTTYSPPKNKRQKKYRSVISDVFDGTIVSSVQCLTCDRVSVTLENFQDISLPIPGKEDLAKLHSSTHQTSMIKAGSCGEAYAAQGWISFVMEYIKSWFWGPVVTLQDCLAAFFARDELKGDNMYSCEKCKKLRNGVKFCKMQSLPEILCIHLKRFRHELMFSTKIGTHVSFPLEGLDVQPFLAKDSSAQTTNYDLLSVICHHGTASSGHYIAYCRNDANNLWYEFDDQSVTEVSESCVQNAEAYVLFYKKSSEDAVKERRRVSGLFSMMEPSLLQFYISRQWLNKFKTFAEPGPISNDDFLCSHGGVPPNKATFIDDLVIMLPQNVWDHLYSRYGGGPAVNHLYVCHTCQVEIEKSEKRRKSELDMFVRIRRDPSIIPR; from the exons ATGCCACTGGTGTCCAACTGTGACTGCCCCCACCTGGACTGTGTGGGGGAAATCACAAAGGAGGAACTAATTCAGAAATCCCAT gGCCAGTGTCAAGACTGTAAAGTTGGAGGACCAAATTTGTGGGCATGTTTGGAG AATGGCTGTGCGTATGTAGGATGTGGAGAATCTCACACTGACCACAGTACTGTCCACTCGCAG gagacGCGGCACAACCTGACGGTGAACCTGACCACGCTGCGGGTGTGGTGCTACGCCTGCGGCAAGGAGGTTTTCCTGGAGCGTAAACTCGGTCCGCACTCGCCCCGCGCCAACCGCAAACCCCTCCCACCTCTACAGAGTGCAGGCCAG GATGGCAGCAGGGCCCCTGGGAGCCCAACCTCTCTGAGGGTGCCCCCTAATGGAGGCTGCGAGGACCTGGACATGgagactgaggaagaggaggacccGCGTGCCAGAG GCCTGACGGGGCTGAAGAACATCGGCAACACCTGCTACATGAACGCTGCCCTCCAGGCCCTGTCCAACTG CCCGCCGTTGACGCAGTTCTTTCTTGAATGTGGTGGCATTGTGAGGACAGACAAGAAGCCCGCACTCTGCAAAAGTTACCAGAAACTAGTTTCCGACCTGTGGCACAAGAACAG ACCCTCCTACGTCGTCCCAACCAACTTGTTCCAAGGGATCAAAGCCATAAATCCCATGTTCAGGGGATATTCTCAGCAG GACTCCCAGGAGTTTCTGCGCTGCTTGATGGATCAACTCCacgaggagctgaaggaggtTCTGCTCGAGCCCTACGACCACTCCAACGGCATCACAGTGGACAACAGCCGCGAGGAGGACCGCCACAGTCAGTCAGACAACGACTTCCAGTCATGTGAGTCCTGCGGCAGCAGCGACCGCGCTGATAACGAGATGCAGGGCGGGAATGTGCGCGTGGAAGACACCAACGAGGCTGAGATGCTGATTCCGGAGCAAGATGAGATACAGGCCAACAGGGAGTggcagaaggagaagaacaTGATTAATGATCTGTATCGTGTCGGAGTTCATGGTGTCCACGGTGGAAGCTCTGGAGGGGACATGGACAAAGATGTTGACACGACCACAGAGAACACACCTATTATCAGCAGCCAGGGAGCCATCAAGGTTCAGGGCAGAACATCAG ATTCCTTCCCAGACATCCAGATATCCAACTCCACAAGACCTCAGAGTCCGGTCCCAATGGAGGGACACATTCCCAAAATCTCCAGCAGCCCCCCCAAAGCCTCCTCCGGCTGGCCCAGCATTAACCCTGCACATAAGAAAG CAGTGACCACATACTCTCCACCAAAGAACAAGCGGCAGAAGAAATACCGCAGTGTCATCTCAGACGTGTTCGATGGGACCATTGTCAGCTCAGTTCAGTGCCTCACCTGTGACCGG gtgtcTGTGACCCTGGAGAACTTCCAGGATATCTCGTTGCCCATCCCGGGGAAGGAAGACCTGGCCAAGCTCCACTCCTCCACCCACCAGACCTCCATGATAAAAGCAGGCTCCTGTGGGGAAGCTTATGCAGCACAGGGCTGGATCTCTTTCGTCATGGAATACAtcaagag TTGGTTCTGGGGTCCAGTGGTTACGCTACAAGATTGTCTTGCAGCTTTCTTCGCCAGAGATGAACTAAAGG GAGACAACATGTACAGCTGTGAAAAATGCAAGAA ATTACGAAATGGAGTAAAATTTTGTAAAATGCAAAGTTTGCCAGAG ATCTTGTGTATCCACTTGAAACGCTTCAGACACGAACTGATGTTCTCTACCAAGATCGGCACCCACGTCTCCTTCCCGCTCGAGGGCCTGGATGTGCAGCCTTTCCTGGCCAAGGACAGTTCCGCCCAGACCACCAACTATGACCTGCTGTCAGTCATCTGTCACCACGGCACTGCCAGCA GTGGCCACTACATAGCCTACTGCAGGAACGATGCGAACAATCTGTGGTATGAATTTGACGACCAAAGTGTGACCGAGGTGTCAGAATCCTGTGTCCAGAACGCTGAAGCCTATGTGCTCTTCTATAA AAAGAGCAGCGAGGACGCAGTGAAAGAACGTAGGAGGGTGTCGGGTTTATTCAGCATGATGGAGCCCAGCCTTCTGCAGTTCTACATCTCCCGCCAGTGGCTCAACAAGTTCAAGACCTTTGCTGAGCCGGGGCCTATTTCCAATGACGACTTCCTGTGTTCGCATGGAG GCGTTCCACCCAACAAAGCAACGTTCATTGATGACCTGGTGATAATGCTGCCGCAGAACGTGTGGGATCACCTCTACAGCAG GTACGGGGGAGGACCAGCTGTCAACCACCTGTACGTTTGCCACACGTGCCAGGTTGAGATAGAAAAATCGGAGAAACGGCGCAAGTCGGAGCTGGACATGTTTGTCCGG ATCCGCCGGGACCCATCGATAATTCCAAGATAA